One region of Magnetococcales bacterium genomic DNA includes:
- a CDS encoding STAS domain-containing protein, translating to MNVERDETGALVVRLEKEFTFNFREKFRKAYIDNPAGTRYVLDFGRVTYIDSSALGMLLLMHEHNGGGNTEIKLTNIQDRVRKILQVANFDRLFAIS from the coding sequence GTGAATGTTGAGAGAGATGAAACGGGTGCGTTGGTCGTTCGCCTGGAAAAAGAGTTTACCTTCAATTTTCGCGAGAAGTTTCGCAAGGCTTATATCGATAACCCCGCAGGAACCCGCTATGTTCTGGATTTTGGTCGGGTCACCTATATCGACAGTAGCGCTTTGGGGATGCTGCTATTGATGCATGAGCACAACGGCGGGGGAAACACGGAAATAAAATTGACCAACATTCAGGATAGGGTCCGAAAAATTTTGCAGGTAGCCAATTTTGATCGGCTTTTTGCCATATCCTGA
- a CDS encoding cytochrome c, with protein sequence MKHPRIIVFALLLACIVTLDFAKAGSTPQTATIELPPASLAAWYKPQNKRQVWLHTMFRLGQSFQAVRDSAEGGDGEALNRWAGIFTETYGKLTQMVPEWAEEVDGEAATALSAAASQGDVKGVKSALRKLGHTCRSCHGQYKLGVVALLRAPDFSGVEIPGSPGEMAEDYHGSMKILRRDLARLKTAREDGQMAAARTHVDQLKERLMRMAKSCSACHRGEEPQARILGEHTFQVMDQLKAALVAPHDPTKSGRLLGEFGYTVCGRCHSIHRSASAIRHLLQEAAGEGQHTH encoded by the coding sequence ATGAAACATCCCCGAATCATCGTTTTTGCGCTGCTTTTGGCCTGTATCGTCACCCTGGATTTTGCCAAGGCCGGGTCAACCCCCCAAACCGCCACCATCGAGCTGCCCCCCGCTTCTCTGGCCGCCTGGTACAAACCCCAAAACAAACGGCAGGTGTGGCTGCACACCATGTTTCGTCTGGGGCAATCATTCCAGGCGGTGCGCGATAGTGCCGAAGGGGGGGATGGTGAGGCCCTCAACCGCTGGGCGGGGATTTTTACCGAGACCTATGGAAAGCTCACCCAAATGGTCCCCGAATGGGCCGAAGAGGTGGATGGGGAAGCCGCGACGGCTTTGAGTGCTGCGGCCAGCCAGGGAGATGTCAAAGGGGTCAAAAGCGCTCTGAGAAAACTGGGACACACCTGCCGCTCCTGTCACGGGCAATACAAACTCGGTGTGGTGGCCCTGCTGCGGGCGCCGGATTTCAGCGGTGTGGAGATTCCAGGAAGCCCGGGAGAAATGGCAGAGGATTATCACGGCAGCATGAAAATCCTGCGCCGGGATCTGGCCCGCTTGAAAACAGCCCGGGAGGATGGCCAGATGGCAGCAGCCCGCACCCATGTGGATCAACTGAAAGAGCGCCTGATGCGAATGGCCAAGAGCTGTTCGGCCTGCCACCGGGGGGAGGAGCCCCAGGCACGGATTTTGGGGGAGCACACCTTCCAGGTGATGGATCAACTGAAAGCCGCCCTGGTAGCACCCCACGATCCCACAAAGAGCGGTCGGCTGTTGGGTGAATTTGGCTATACCGTCTGTGGCCGCTGTCACAGCATCCATCGCAGCGCCTCAGCCATTCGCCATCTGCTCCAGGAAGCTGCCGGGGAAGGTCAGCACACTCACTGA
- a CDS encoding radical SAM protein, which yields MPIGRSDNSSMAATHSPSPSHPGQPPSPPLPVAEVDSILINTPISSPLHAQLNLPLLQGALTTAGFNCRIVDDNIDFFHDFLSPLPPPPSQTEFRQNPLSILSYYNDLEARLWERSKGWPKLHVGMRSLAMAHDRLQFDSVLAATRDRESNPFIAYYEKRVRADFIPLKPKIIGIAITFQDQLIPAHTLARVIRREMPTCRIVFGGQMITRCQESMLNHPGIRGLADYLILWDGEIPLVNLHRQLIRGEEVEMTNLIPCHTPNHAPDQAPDASPSPTPPLIQRTGAALSGEAIPEVDFSGFDFERYLLPEYLIPVQTTRGCYGECAFCAIPFGSNKYRLREAPRVVAELQRIQGEIQEKHGRQAVYFKLMEDTSSPSLLLEIADEIAEKNLHVRWETFARLEKSFTREGVLKRLYAGGCRKIHWGLETNDPGILKEMNKKTRPSHTDDVLRLSGEAGIMNFCFVLIGFPGETAAQRKALTDYIIQNRHIHTLTLATFDLTRGSPMERDFDEENALGLSRMPAEEFQVRLPYLVDGQNWKREVVSAGHTMMADIVKARPDIGLVTLFPDQVRGMLCDWFGNDWGSTFVQRYGTENVQEMFQNTERYAKAYREGQEIDPAALPEPLRREHFRTREDLELLTRAVLQRKKYERVRLEQV from the coding sequence ATGCCTATCGGGCGCTCTGACAACAGCTCCATGGCAGCCACCCACTCCCCTTCCCCCAGCCATCCCGGCCAACCCCCCTCCCCACCCCTCCCTGTGGCAGAGGTGGATTCCATCCTGATCAACACCCCCATTTCCAGTCCGCTCCATGCCCAACTGAATCTGCCCCTGTTGCAGGGGGCCTTGACCACGGCCGGTTTCAACTGTCGGATTGTCGATGACAATATCGATTTTTTTCATGATTTTTTAAGCCCCCTCCCCCCACCCCCCAGCCAGACCGAATTTCGCCAAAACCCCCTCTCGATCCTTTCGTATTATAACGATCTGGAGGCCCGTCTCTGGGAGCGTTCCAAGGGATGGCCCAAGCTCCATGTGGGCATGCGCTCTCTGGCCATGGCCCACGACCGACTCCAGTTTGATTCGGTGCTGGCCGCCACCCGGGATCGAGAGAGCAACCCCTTTATCGCCTATTATGAAAAACGGGTGCGCGCTGATTTTATCCCCCTCAAACCCAAAATCATCGGTATCGCCATCACCTTTCAGGATCAGCTGATTCCGGCCCACACGTTAGCCCGGGTGATTCGCCGGGAGATGCCAACGTGCCGCATCGTTTTCGGTGGCCAGATGATCACCCGCTGCCAGGAGTCAATGCTGAACCATCCGGGCATTCGGGGGCTGGCGGATTATCTGATTCTCTGGGATGGGGAGATTCCCCTGGTCAATCTCCACCGCCAGCTGATTCGGGGGGAAGAGGTCGAGATGACCAACCTGATCCCCTGCCACACGCCAAATCATGCACCAGATCAGGCCCCGGACGCCTCCCCCTCCCCAACCCCCCCCCTCATCCAGCGCACCGGGGCGGCCCTGAGCGGTGAGGCGATTCCCGAGGTGGATTTCAGCGGTTTTGATTTTGAGCGCTATCTCCTCCCCGAATATCTCATCCCGGTGCAGACCACCCGGGGGTGCTATGGGGAGTGTGCTTTTTGCGCCATCCCCTTCGGCTCCAACAAATATCGGCTGCGGGAAGCCCCACGGGTGGTGGCGGAACTCCAACGCATCCAGGGGGAAATTCAGGAAAAGCACGGTCGGCAAGCGGTCTATTTCAAATTGATGGAAGACACCTCTTCGCCCAGCCTGCTTCTGGAAATCGCCGATGAGATCGCTGAAAAGAACCTCCATGTTCGTTGGGAAACCTTTGCCCGGCTGGAAAAATCCTTCACCCGGGAGGGGGTTCTCAAGCGCCTTTATGCCGGGGGCTGCCGCAAGATTCACTGGGGATTGGAGACCAACGATCCGGGGATTTTGAAGGAGATGAACAAAAAAACCCGTCCCTCCCACACCGACGATGTCCTACGGCTCTCGGGGGAGGCGGGCATTATGAATTTTTGCTTTGTTTTGATCGGCTTTCCCGGAGAAACAGCAGCCCAGAGAAAAGCCCTCACCGACTACATTATCCAAAATCGCCACATCCACACCCTGACCCTGGCCACCTTCGACCTCACCCGGGGCTCCCCCATGGAGCGGGATTTTGATGAGGAGAACGCCTTGGGCCTCTCCCGGATGCCTGCTGAAGAGTTCCAGGTGCGTCTGCCCTATCTGGTGGATGGCCAAAACTGGAAGCGGGAGGTGGTTTCAGCCGGGCACACCATGATGGCTGATATCGTCAAGGCCCGCCCCGACATTGGCCTCGTCACCCTCTTCCCGGATCAGGTGCGGGGGATGCTGTGTGACTGGTTTGGCAACGACTGGGGCTCTACCTTCGTCCAGCGCTACGGCACCGAAAATGTCCAGGAAATGTTCCAAAACACCGAACGCTATGCCAAAGCCTATCGGGAAGGCCAGGAGATCGACCCCGCCGCCCTGCCGGAGCCCCTTAGAAGAGAACATTTCCGCACCCGGGAAGATCTGGAGCTGCTCACCCGGGCGGTTTTACAGCGCAAAAAATATGAGCGGGTCCGGCTGGAGCAGGTATAG
- a CDS encoding nitronate monooxygenase, protein MPPLPPLKIGVYTLPVPIIQGGMGVRVSAHGLAAAVGNEGGLGLIATVALSLASKYYKKGKDYYRANAKALVDELHLAREMSPTGIIGTNCMVAIRDFESMVRTSVENGAQVIVAGAGLPLRLPEFAASHPDTALVPIVSSLRAARLMAKRWFKLYKRLPDAIVFEDPNEAGGHLGIKRELLGSEEYSTARVIPELAEWSRKEYGDEIPIITAGGIWDRKDIDWAFSLGAKGVQMASRFICTHECDADPVYKQAFIDATPEDVVIVDSPAGLPGRALQTPFTKTLFSGGEVAKKCFATCLDACICREEEETFCIAEALHQAQQGDIEKGLVFTGTNAVRHTELRHIWEIFEELTGQPSPNRPA, encoded by the coding sequence TTGCCACCGTTACCGCCACTCAAAATCGGCGTATACACCCTACCCGTGCCCATCATTCAGGGAGGCATGGGTGTGCGGGTTTCAGCCCACGGCCTGGCTGCGGCCGTCGGCAACGAAGGAGGCTTGGGTCTCATCGCCACGGTGGCCCTCTCCCTGGCCTCGAAATATTATAAAAAAGGCAAAGACTACTACCGGGCCAACGCCAAGGCCCTGGTGGACGAGCTGCACCTCGCCCGGGAGATGAGCCCCACAGGCATTATCGGCACCAACTGCATGGTGGCCATCCGGGATTTCGAATCCATGGTGCGCACCTCGGTGGAAAATGGCGCTCAGGTGATCGTCGCGGGCGCCGGACTGCCCCTGCGCCTGCCGGAATTCGCCGCAAGCCATCCCGATACCGCTCTGGTTCCCATCGTCTCCTCCCTGCGGGCGGCCAGACTCATGGCCAAGCGCTGGTTCAAACTCTATAAGCGCCTGCCCGACGCCATTGTTTTTGAAGATCCCAACGAAGCCGGGGGACATCTGGGTATCAAACGGGAACTTTTGGGCAGCGAAGAATATTCCACCGCCCGGGTCATTCCCGAGCTGGCGGAATGGTCCCGCAAGGAGTATGGCGACGAAATCCCCATCATCACCGCCGGGGGCATCTGGGATCGCAAGGATATCGACTGGGCCTTTTCACTGGGGGCCAAAGGGGTGCAGATGGCCAGCCGTTTTATCTGTACCCACGAATGCGACGCTGATCCGGTCTACAAGCAAGCCTTCATCGACGCCACCCCTGAAGACGTGGTGATTGTCGATTCCCCGGCAGGCCTTCCAGGCCGTGCCCTGCAAACCCCCTTCACCAAAACCCTCTTCAGCGGGGGTGAGGTGGCGAAAAAATGTTTTGCCACCTGTCTGGATGCCTGCATCTGCCGGGAAGAGGAAGAGACCTTCTGCATCGCCGAGGCGCTCCATCAGGCCCAGCAGGGGGATATCGAAAAAGGGCTGGTTTTTACCGGCACCAACGCCGTTCGCCACACCGAACTCCGGCACATCTGGGAAATTTTTGAAGAGCTGACCGGACAGCCCTCCCCAAACCGCCCGGCCTGA
- a CDS encoding folate-binding protein YgfZ, producing the protein MSHLDGHLSGSFSWTEDREKKTPGLFSDAQTERNALLENAAVVDFSHLGVVAVSGEEREKFLSGIITNQIKKVTEGESIHTAMLSPQGRYLWDFTVVEHEDRYLLITDPDRLPALLNKFRMYLLRTKAQVEDVSDQFGVLGVIGPQTEKFFGTIFPELLPDEIPLGATFTPEAGVRLWQDPRHGAFGYRLLMAADLIPDWWQRLTEQLPPAGFESWEHARIKNSLPRGGNEMIPDTTIPTETGLVEMNGVDFTKGCYVGQETIARTHHRGTLKKRLHAITLEGGEALPVGTPILIADDKEAGILTSLSKDNGNCLGLAILRLSDVASGKPLTALGRPVTAHKPPWATWT; encoded by the coding sequence TTGAGCCATCTTGACGGACACCTTTCAGGGAGCTTTTCATGGACCGAGGATCGGGAAAAAAAGACCCCTGGGCTCTTTTCCGATGCCCAAACTGAACGTAACGCCCTGCTTGAAAATGCCGCTGTGGTGGATTTTTCCCACCTGGGAGTCGTAGCGGTTTCGGGTGAGGAGCGGGAAAAATTTTTATCCGGCATCATCACCAACCAGATCAAAAAAGTGACCGAAGGCGAATCGATCCACACCGCCATGCTCTCTCCCCAGGGGCGTTATCTCTGGGATTTTACCGTTGTCGAGCACGAAGACCGCTATTTGCTGATCACCGATCCGGATCGACTCCCGGCACTCCTCAATAAATTCAGGATGTATCTTTTACGCACCAAGGCGCAAGTTGAAGATGTCAGCGATCAATTCGGCGTGCTGGGGGTGATCGGCCCCCAAACGGAAAAATTTTTCGGCACGATTTTTCCGGAGCTGCTCCCGGATGAAATTCCCCTGGGGGCTACCTTCACCCCGGAGGCGGGTGTTCGTCTCTGGCAGGATCCCCGACACGGCGCTTTCGGTTATCGGTTGTTGATGGCGGCGGACCTTATCCCCGACTGGTGGCAGCGCCTGACAGAGCAGCTCCCCCCGGCGGGATTCGAATCCTGGGAGCACGCCCGCATTAAAAACAGCCTGCCCCGGGGAGGCAACGAGATGATTCCGGATACCACCATCCCCACGGAAACGGGGCTTGTGGAGATGAATGGGGTCGATTTTACCAAGGGCTGTTATGTCGGTCAGGAGACCATTGCCCGGACCCATCATCGCGGCACCTTGAAAAAACGTCTCCATGCCATCACTCTGGAAGGTGGAGAGGCACTCCCTGTGGGGACACCCATCCTGATTGCGGATGACAAGGAAGCGGGCATTCTCACCAGCCTCTCGAAAGATAACGGTAACTGCCTGGGTCTGGCGATTCTGCGCCTGTCCGATGTGGCGAGTGGCAAGCCCCTCACCGCCTTGGGCCGACCGGTTACCGCCCACAAACCCCCTTGGGCCACATGGACCTGA
- a CDS encoding AMP-binding protein produces the protein MIDRYYQKLHQALTPSPRICYRYGEDQRDYGEMHRVICQVKGLLADFNQRPVVIYSQKSFEAYGAIFATILSGNIWVPLSPDLAVNRNLDILKMVPPALVLMDCDLPSQIADHLQEQNIPVWNLGQLAQSPIPPREIPPPRFDPDGIAYIMFTSGSTGTPKGVPMSHLNYIHFIENCLNILPFQSGDVFADYHDFAFDISIFYLFCFPLVQGAIAPVMTPRERVMPAGFMQQNDITVWASVPSVIDRVRKLHPSLNTSIRIHFLCGEPFALPVLNYCQEGMKVPHIYNFYGLTESGVENFHYRCQPGDVERFEAFGFVPIGTPLPGNEVDVSEEGELLLSGCQLTPGYLDGVGADRFFERDGKRWFRTGDLIAHHEGLTFCKGRIDSQIKHRGYRIELMDVEVNLKRHSQIRDVICFQFQHHGRSLLVAVVQMPPGETINPIQLKQTMGDQLPLHMLPDRIYPIDTFPENANGKKDRKAVRERFSEKLLGELTPAGRTKQG, from the coding sequence GTGATCGACCGTTATTATCAGAAGCTCCACCAAGCCCTCACCCCCTCCCCACGCATCTGCTACCGCTATGGGGAGGATCAGCGGGATTATGGGGAGATGCACCGGGTGATCTGTCAGGTGAAAGGACTTTTGGCAGATTTCAATCAACGCCCGGTGGTGATCTACAGCCAAAAATCCTTCGAAGCCTACGGGGCCATTTTTGCCACCATCCTCTCCGGCAATATCTGGGTGCCCTTAAGCCCGGATCTGGCGGTCAACCGCAATCTGGATATCCTCAAGATGGTGCCACCGGCGCTGGTGCTGATGGATTGTGACCTCCCTTCCCAAATAGCCGACCATCTCCAGGAGCAAAACATCCCGGTGTGGAATCTCGGCCAACTGGCACAATCCCCCATCCCCCCCCGGGAGATCCCCCCACCCCGATTCGATCCCGACGGGATCGCCTATATCATGTTCACCTCCGGCTCCACCGGAACCCCCAAAGGGGTACCCATGAGCCATCTGAACTATATCCATTTTATTGAAAATTGTTTAAACATCCTCCCCTTCCAGAGTGGCGATGTTTTCGCTGACTATCACGATTTTGCTTTTGATATTTCAATTTTTTATCTCTTCTGCTTTCCCCTGGTTCAAGGCGCCATTGCTCCGGTCATGACCCCCCGGGAGCGGGTGATGCCAGCGGGGTTCATGCAGCAAAACGACATCACGGTCTGGGCCTCGGTGCCTTCGGTGATCGATCGCGTACGCAAGCTGCACCCTTCCCTCAACACCTCCATCCGCATTCACTTTCTCTGTGGCGAGCCCTTTGCCCTGCCGGTATTGAACTATTGCCAGGAGGGGATGAAGGTGCCCCATATCTATAATTTTTATGGACTCACCGAGAGTGGCGTGGAAAACTTCCATTACCGGTGCCAACCGGGGGATGTGGAGCGGTTCGAAGCGTTCGGTTTTGTCCCCATCGGCACCCCGCTTCCCGGCAATGAGGTGGATGTGAGCGAGGAAGGGGAGTTGCTGCTCTCCGGCTGCCAGCTGACCCCCGGCTATCTCGATGGGGTGGGGGCGGATCGATTTTTTGAGCGGGATGGCAAAAGATGGTTTCGCACCGGGGATCTCATCGCCCACCACGAAGGGCTCACCTTCTGCAAAGGGCGCATCGACAGCCAAATCAAGCACCGGGGCTATCGGATAGAGTTGATGGATGTGGAGGTCAACCTCAAGCGCCACAGCCAAATCCGGGATGTGATCTGCTTTCAGTTCCAGCACCATGGGCGCTCATTGCTGGTGGCAGTGGTGCAGATGCCCCCTGGTGAAACCATCAACCCCATCCAGCTGAAACAGACCATGGGCGATCAACTTCCCCTGCACATGCTGCCGGATCGGATTTATCCCATCGACACCTTCCCGGAAAATGCCAACGGCAAGAAGGATCGCAAAGCGGTGCGGGAGCGTTTCAGCGAAAAGCTGTTGGGGGAGTTAACCCCAGCGGGCAGAACAAAACAAGG
- a CDS encoding class I SAM-dependent methyltransferase, translating to MTAKAPGSKTLEMSRYIDLEIYHAVERSHPFYGEMIEALVARCGDFLQDRGESRLLELGAGTGLATEAFLGFDHLEITAIDIDEECCRILEERLHPRVITSQGDAVGWCEPGAFDLTLSVFAHDHIHHDEAEAFIHNIHQNLKPGGLYLMGGELLPPYETPEERREALYRYHTFIINQALREESFELAQIEINALKSGLQMIGDFKRHEEMFEAEMQAAPFELVEKIKIGPNQPGDVGGVFVYAYRAL from the coding sequence ATGACCGCCAAAGCCCCGGGCTCCAAAACCCTGGAGATGTCCCGCTATATCGATCTGGAGATCTACCATGCGGTGGAGCGCTCCCACCCCTTCTATGGGGAGATGATCGAAGCCCTGGTGGCCCGCTGTGGGGATTTTCTACAGGATCGGGGGGAGAGCCGACTGCTGGAGTTGGGAGCAGGGACGGGTTTGGCGACCGAAGCTTTTCTCGGCTTTGATCATCTGGAAATCACCGCCATCGACATCGATGAAGAGTGCTGCCGGATTTTGGAAGAGCGTCTACACCCCCGGGTCATCACCAGTCAGGGGGATGCGGTGGGCTGGTGTGAACCAGGCGCTTTTGATCTCACCCTCTCGGTCTTTGCCCACGACCACATCCATCACGATGAAGCCGAGGCGTTCATCCACAACATCCACCAAAATTTAAAACCCGGCGGGCTCTATCTCATGGGTGGCGAGCTGCTCCCCCCCTATGAAACACCGGAAGAACGGCGGGAGGCCCTCTATCGCTATCACACCTTCATCATCAACCAGGCCCTGAGGGAAGAGTCCTTTGAGCTGGCCCAGATCGAAATCAACGCCTTAAAATCAGGCTTGCAGATGATCGGCGATTTTAAGCGCCACGAGGAGATGTTCGAAGCGGAAATGCAGGCAGCCCCCTTTGAGCTGGTGGAAAAAATCAAGATCGGTCCCAATCAACCCGGAGATGTCGGCGGGGTCTTCGTCTATGCCTATCGGGCGCTCTGA
- a CDS encoding class I SAM-dependent methyltransferase gives MRPNVRGMERFLRRLADDCPIGQLSHLYLSHWPADFPSPLDHLIPSGFNGTVVAGRVSITKRFRQQYPSLTIQLHDHPTAHTPANHILLELPPGREAARSLVESALASLGQTGRLWIFGSRESGIEGIGKRFSEAATETYRGHVRLLSLGRESVFTPAPGKPVSAPALDDEGFHRIQAAGVELASRPGVFSWQELDPASRLLLESLPENLTGQLLDWGCGSGVLGLSLARRHPGLQVVMSDDQISAVRSCERGIQLNGLERSCRVIAEDGVGHLLEGMTFSHILANPPRHRGEAPDQSATQQFIPAAAKRLQPGGGMWLVGNRFWDLGWMMADCLDQVEVVADTEGFRVWRGVKGRAASRSRKKS, from the coding sequence ATGCGGCCCAATGTCCGGGGGATGGAGCGGTTTTTGCGCAGACTGGCCGATGATTGTCCCATCGGGCAGCTCTCCCATCTCTATCTCAGCCACTGGCCCGCTGATTTTCCAAGCCCCCTGGATCACCTGATCCCCTCCGGATTTAACGGCACGGTGGTGGCGGGGCGGGTCTCCATCACCAAACGATTTCGTCAGCAATATCCCAGTCTCACGATCCAACTCCACGACCATCCCACCGCCCACACCCCAGCCAATCATATCCTTCTGGAGCTGCCCCCCGGACGGGAAGCCGCCCGCAGCCTGGTGGAATCCGCCTTGGCATCCCTGGGGCAGACGGGTCGCTTATGGATTTTCGGCAGTCGTGAAAGCGGGATCGAGGGGATTGGCAAACGCTTTTCCGAAGCGGCGACTGAAACCTATCGGGGACATGTGCGCCTGCTTTCCCTGGGTCGAGAGAGCGTTTTCACCCCAGCCCCGGGCAAGCCTGTCTCAGCACCGGCTCTGGATGATGAAGGATTCCACCGGATTCAGGCGGCAGGGGTGGAGCTTGCCAGCCGTCCCGGCGTTTTTTCCTGGCAGGAGCTGGATCCAGCCTCCCGTTTGCTGCTTGAGAGCCTGCCGGAAAATCTCACTGGTCAGCTTCTTGATTGGGGGTGTGGTTCGGGGGTGCTGGGTTTGAGCCTGGCCCGCCGCCATCCCGGCCTCCAGGTGGTGATGAGCGACGATCAAATATCGGCTGTGCGTTCTTGTGAGCGGGGCATCCAGCTCAATGGCCTGGAGAGATCGTGTCGGGTGATCGCCGAAGATGGGGTGGGTCACCTCCTCGAAGGCATGACATTTTCCCATATTCTCGCCAACCCTCCCCGCCATCGCGGTGAAGCCCCGGACCAGAGCGCCACCCAACAGTTCATTCCGGCGGCAGCCAAGCGGCTGCAACCCGGTGGCGGGATGTGGCTGGTGGGCAACCGCTTTTGGGATTTGGGGTGGATGATGGCTGATTGTCTGGATCAGGTTGAGGTGGTCGCGGATACCGAAGGGTTTCGGGTTTGGCGGGGGGTTAAGGGAAGGGCAGCATCCAGATCAAGAAAAAAATCTTGA
- a CDS encoding polysaccharide deacetylase family protein, giving the protein MSPYAIMFHHFHNQQHPRGQGAISGGEFRELLEHVGMDRLLPAHEWLDRVQAGTLGENDLCLSFDDGLRCQYDIAVPVMRELGLTAFWFAYTGPMSGEKDTLEIYRYFRTVQFDHVDAFYGAFYQTCRKLDLWDQITQGLEGFDPAGYLAPHRFYSNNDRTFRYVRNTILGAERYETVMDTMISGNGFDADKISDQLWMKPEQLKELHDAGFVIGLHSHSHHNRIIDLPQARQEAEYTTNARHLKAITGEDPITVSYPCNAYDAETLRFLSSIGVRVGFRTDLFDTPKSLLELPRMDHIEVIRQMKKPKSRPNDQNKSNTRSGS; this is encoded by the coding sequence ATGAGCCCCTACGCCATCATGTTTCATCATTTCCATAACCAGCAGCACCCCCGTGGGCAGGGGGCGATCAGTGGTGGGGAGTTTCGGGAGCTGCTGGAGCATGTCGGCATGGATCGCCTGCTTCCGGCTCATGAGTGGCTGGATCGGGTGCAGGCGGGCACCCTGGGTGAGAACGACCTCTGCCTCTCCTTCGACGACGGCCTCCGCTGCCAGTATGATATCGCGGTGCCGGTGATGCGGGAGCTGGGATTGACCGCCTTTTGGTTCGCCTATACCGGCCCCATGAGCGGTGAAAAGGATACATTGGAGATCTATCGCTATTTTCGCACGGTGCAGTTTGACCATGTGGATGCCTTTTACGGGGCTTTTTATCAAACCTGCCGCAAGCTCGACCTCTGGGATCAGATCACCCAGGGGCTTGAGGGGTTCGACCCGGCGGGCTATCTCGCCCCCCACCGTTTTTATTCCAACAACGACCGCACCTTTCGCTATGTGCGCAATACGATTTTGGGGGCGGAACGCTATGAGACCGTCATGGACACCATGATCAGCGGCAACGGTTTTGATGCCGATAAAATCAGCGATCAGCTCTGGATGAAGCCCGAACAACTCAAAGAGCTTCATGATGCCGGCTTCGTGATCGGCCTCCACAGCCACAGCCACCACAACCGCATCATCGATCTCCCCCAGGCCCGCCAGGAAGCCGAATATACCACCAACGCCCGTCATCTGAAGGCGATCACCGGAGAGGATCCCATCACGGTCTCCTACCCCTGCAACGCCTATGATGCCGAAACGTTGCGGTTTTTATCCTCCATCGGAGTGCGGGTCGGTTTTCGTACCGATCTGTTCGACACCCCCAAAAGCCTCCTGGAGCTGCCCCGGATGGACCATATTGAGGTCATTCGACAGATGAAAAAGCCAAAATCCAGGCCAAATGACCAGAACAAGTCGAACACAAGGAGCGGATCATGA